ttttccaaGCGTTTATAACGGGGTACCGGAAGTAAACTGCCTTGATAATAAAACATTATACTTAATGACCGTTATACATGTATTCCTCCGTGGTGCTTTGGTCAAAAACGTAGAAAAACTTTTATTGCCGtagcggcccgggttcgattccagTCTCGGgctcgttttattttttttatttattattattattattattattattatcattatgtatTTTATAGATAGTTTAGAATCAATTAGAAACAATAACTCATCttctaatgttcattatatgaccAAAGAACATttaagccaaaatctggaggtcagtgcctttaaaaggCTGACGTATGTGGTATGTTCTAAGACTAAATTTTACCAGAATTACATATCTagaattgtaaaaaaaagaaagacagtTCAATAGCTAGGAAATATCTAGAAGAGCAACTGACACATAGACCCTTTTCTGAatagaaagtaaaacaaatgcCTTCCGAAACGCAGCTTAAAAATTCTTGACTCCgtccattttctttttattcttccgtccatacaataaaatataaagtagATTTACATATTCCGCAATACTCCATTCTGTAATAGAAGCTTACACAGCTATACATGAAACAGCGAAAACATCTTTGGCTGTACATTAACAACATAGTATGCgctcaaatataaaacaaatgtcaTCATCAAATACAACTTAACTGATGATTTCCCAAAGTGAATACATTTGATAGATCCGTATCCGCTtaaagaaaattacaaaacaaaacattagtGTCTAACAGTTCAcgaacattaaaacatttattcagtTTTTGCGGAAAAGTGTACTTTATTTGAACATAATATGAGctgcaccgtgagaaaaccaacataatgcgtttgcgaccagcatccgcgcagtctggtcagaatccatgctgtttgctttcaaagcctattgcaattagagcaattgttagcgaacagcatggagcctgacgaCTAGACtgcgcaaatgcaatatgttggttttctcatggcgcggctcattagtATACCTTATACCCTTTATTCGCAAAAAGTTTCGTCCGGTGTGGAGTGCGTCTTTCAGAGGGTCTCTTccatacatacacatatatatcTCTAAAAGTAAGAAAACATGACGGATAAGATTCCATAATTAATCGAATACCTAAACACAACTTGATTTATAGGTCGTGTCGCTATGAAGTTTTACGCTATGAGGTCATATTCTTGACGTATAGGCGGTTGTTTTATGGCATAACAACAACATAATTTCAGTCTTCTTTGCTTAATAAGAAAAAGAATCTGGCCGTGTTAGAcatgaatatatatttcaatatggaTTCCCTTAATAAAAGAagttaatataattatacaattgTTAAACTTACTCATTTTTAAAAGCGTCACGTGGAAATGGTACTCCGACGTCAAGGCTGTCATGTGAGATCATTCCGTCCTCCCAAGCGCCCACCGACACAGACTCATCAGATGCAATGCGGGTaagattatttataaaatacttcaTCAAATCGTAATGACTCATGTTTTCTGAAGTAGAAAGCAAATATTAattgagcctcgccatgagaacaccaacatagtacgtttgcggccagcatggatccagaccagcctgcgcatccgcgcagtctggtcaggatccatgctgttcgctaacgatttctctaactgcaataggctttgaaagcgaacagcatggatcctgaccagactgcgcggatacgcaggctggtctggatccatgctgatcgcaaacgcactatgttggttttctcatggtgcggctcaattaatgGTAATACAACAAAGCTCTAAAacaagaaaatgtcaaaactcaTGTCTTTCTATCAAATCAATCGCACGAGAAATATTGGACAGCGTTCTTAGCTTCACAGCATCCCTGTATTAGGTCAATCGGCCTCGTTGTCCGTGATCAACATTTTAAGGTCGTGCGTGTTCCACATATCGCTAGGAATTTTAGAATTTGCGTCATGTATGTTATAATTTCACTGGTTCCCTACCTGGATGCCAAACCTTACCTGGTTGCCAAAACCCAAGTAAACACACttgcaagtttgtaaaatgatTATTACTTCTCTTTGTCTATAGAAgtgtaattacaaaatgttataaaaaaatgaatagaacATATATTTCTAATCATTTCTAATAGGGATAAATTCCAAATGATGTCTGTTTATTCCATAAATACACTTCTACAAGAATATAGTTACGAAAAGTGGCAAAAGACCTCTCTGAAATTGCTTAAGAACGACGTATTTCTCAAATGACTACGCAACCGAAATATCGTCGCAGGTGGATAGTGCAACTGATGGCTCCTGAttcttgaataaaatgatatgtcATAAAGCTTTTTAGTGTTTCCATCAGTGCCTTAACACATCGTATTTCACCCCGGTGTGTAAGGTGACCCTCGTGCTGTAATGACGTCATAACGAGCTAACTACATTAGTTTTATGTAGTGgattcatgtttaatttcttttatcttttaaatacatCAGGAATAAAAGTAAGTAACTTCATAGCTCTGGTCCCAATTTCACAAAAGAACTTACGCGATTACTGACTTAgttaaatttgttaatttaaaatcGTATTATTGCttattacaatataagttattgttattttatatgttttctttaaataatgtaCTTATAGCTAAATTATGCTATGACTAGTAGAtctagtatttgtctgcagtacttatttcagtcgtgcaaatatgatatttctatttaaggataacatggtgtagtaggcctcaatttcaccaaaagcgtacatacaacttgataatgtaagctttaaaaatgtcaaacgatagaaagaAGGCGTATATTGACAAGTTAtgtagtgacagaagttctcaaaatttccttaagattacccccccccccccccccccccttgattattttggtttttcatgagttatctcccctgaaaactagaaaaaaaatgattttccccttttcccgacggggaattttagatttctttttgatatttgtatcagaatcatataatgcagctttctaccgcaaaatgtTCCCAAAACTCAGGTTCAGATTCTTATAATCAAAGATATTAtttatttcccataggcatcaatgttaacttcaataccgattatcccccccccccccccccccctaaaaaaaagataaaatttgaaaaatctcccgttgaaaagtttttaattttgaatgtctttaaagtgaccaagtttcatttacatattaccatccagttacaaatTATGacatatggctattacaccatgttatcttTAAGCACAATATAACTTTtaataagtatatttcttatttctgtacTTCGTTTTCAATAAAATTCAGCATTGTTGTGTCTTGATCTATGAAatacggttctgatatagatgtAACCGTCAACATTAAAGATGCAtgaagggcaaaaacaagcatctgaaataacagacttagcaaAGCAATAACtaaagtttttttcgtgaaatagGGGCTGTTGTCCTTTATTGTATAGTTCTCGATTCATTACAAGCTATGTACGAAGAAGATGTTAATAAACTTGATCTACAATAGGTAACGAAATAGTAACTCTACTTTCTACGTTCTTACGCGCATTTGACTCGACGTCATGACATTTCTGTTTTTCTCGCTTCGTTTAGATACGCTTCATTGAGAAATATGCTGTGAAAAATTATTTCGttcagtattattattattattattcttttttttctgagATGGTATggaagaaaaacaatatattacCGGTTGTAGGTGTGGATCCGAATATCCGGCTATCGGGTATCAGCGGTGTGTTATTCCAACATTAATTCGCACCTAGTGGATGTATGCGACGAGTGTATAATATAGTGTTAGCTTTAACATGGGTTTAATAGTGTACCTTCAATGCGTGCCTTCAATACATGTGTACCTTCAATGCGTGTGTACCTTCAATGCATGTACCTTCCATGCGTGTGTATTCCTGGGAGCCATTCTACACTGATAATTATTTGAGTACACTTTGCCCAAATTGTTGATTGAAATCAAGGTAGGTTGGTAGGAACATCAGGTTTTTGCATACTCATCACGCGCTCCGTCTGTGAATTTATTCCCTCCTGATAAAACTGTACTTAGATGTGGAATAAATAATTAGATACAACTTACCTCCCCTTTTCTTCATCAGCTTTTGGCATGCGGGAGACGCATCCCACGCACCGTCTGCGACCTCGTCCCCTCCAAAATGATAAAACTTTAGTGGTTGAATATCTTGGTGCATCTTTTTCACTTCAGTTATAATCTTTTTGACAAATGTATACGTAGACTCCAAACACGGATTCATTACGTCATCAGAGAAATGTTGTCCTGACCTAAAATTCGGATGGTCGTCTGGGTCTATGATGGAAAAACTCTCAGCTTTCATGTCTTTGCGCATAGACCGCTGCGAACTCGAGTGTACTGACTTTATAGCCGCACGACTATGTCCCGGCATATCAAATTCTGGAATAATTTCCACATGACGCTCTTTGGCATACACGAGAATTTCTCTGTAGTCGCCAATATCGTAGTATCCAGAGCCAGAAGTGTTTGAATATGGCCCTGAACCAAGCATAGGTAAAATGCATTGTTCTTCCCGAAGATCATGACAGCGAGATGCCCCTATCTATAAAAggattaaaacaaaaattgcattaaaattttgcttttacaAAGTTCAAGCATTATTTATGAGACATACTTTCTGCAATCATATTGCATGTACAATATATCTTTACAAGAGGTGgacatatattttttatacatttaaatgcaGGGATATATGTATAACAATTACTTGGTTTAACAAtagttgatatttaatacttagTATAAATGTCCACGAGAAATAAATCTAATGCAGCAGCGGTCGATCATGccctaacccttatcatgctggacacgactgattctgcctttgcgaccagtgtagatctgcactgttcgctattaagtcagtaccttttttggtaagcaccccttttaacagttaatggtactgttcaaattggaagatggacaagttcattacaaaaatgTAGCAAGGTAATGGTTAAACTCTTTTGTGGAAATTTCAATGAACTAATTTGGACAAATATCACTGCGAATAGATCTAACTAAAACATTTAACAAAGAGGTATTCTATTTACGTCATTGCCTTAATATAAATTTACTGatatttctttgaattttaaGGGGTTTATTTAAACTCAAGGATGCAGTCCCGTAATAGAAGTCGGATATTCCCGTGCGAATATGTATTCTTATATGCTGTCTCGGCATCCTTCGGACATTAACAGAAAATTGTTTTTACATAACAACCGAAGAATACCGAAATCGCGTACATAGATTACATAAACGAACAGAATTTTCTGATTATCAATGCGCGTCCGCTACCTTAAAGTTGTACGATAGAGTCTCTGTATATAAGATGTGTGAATTCTTTCCcaaaaatagaatttcttcaaactttggatattgaaggagggaatgccattttcaaaggcagataactccttttcaatactggtgacctatgacttttattgcatatcgaTGTTGCTTAGATATGATTGTCCTCCAATAttacaaattctattattggggaaCAATTCATCCATCTCATATAAAGAAACTCTGGCGTAACCGTGATTTTTCCGAAGTATAAACCTACCTGTGTAAGCTCGGGTATTCCTGGTATTTGAAGTCTCCAGCCTTCATCGTCTGACAAATGTAGATGTAGTTTGTTCATTTTATACATCGCTATCACATCTATAATCTTTAGAATTTCGTCAATTTCTATAAAGTTGCGAGacacatctgaaaaaaaataaattatgtaaaatgttatttttataaaatcttaGGTCCTTATTACTGTGTTTGTGTTAATCTTTGACCAACAGTATATGTCCAtttttagagagagagagagagagagagagagagcagtctatcaaaataatagcaaaatctCGCGGTTTAATTTATACTGATTCATTTTAGCTCGATCGTGATGAAAGCTTCGAGCTTGTTTGAACCATTTTTGAGTCCGCTTTCCGAAAAAAGTACTGGTGTCGTATGAGAAGGCGTTGTCGTGACCCAGTTGGGGccgaacccacgacccccgggTTATGCGTTCGATACCTTAGCCATTAAACGATCACTCCCCTTCTATCTCCGTTTGAATCTACATTCTTGCACAGATctactgttttcttaaatagataacagaaataaataaaacttttaagaaatgatttatttagcAGCATTCAGACTTTCGCATTCATTCATGAATTACATCACGAGAGCCTGGGATGTAAGGCGAGTTTTTTCAGTAccggccaaaaaaaaaaacaacaacaaggaaAATCCTGTTTGACATGAAAGAAATAACGATTTATCTTTCCAATGTTCGTGGGTTATTTTCAACTTatgttattatgaaaaaaaaatattcataatatattgTAGAATTCGCTTTATCTTGGAAAACTAAATTACACTAAAAACTCTATTTTCTgcataaacacaacaaaacaacgATTTTTATTCTGAATAATGCAAACTTAAAATTACGTTTCTCATAAAGGTTTTATCATGGAATGGCTTATATAGATACAATTTAATATCGGATTAttctgaatatttcaaatataatatacCTATATGCAGGCCCCTGTAGGAAAACCTTGGGGCATCTTTGATGATAAACTCTGGTAACATAACGGGAATGCCGACGGTTTCACGAGCATCCGGAGTAAATAAAGCACTGCTGAGGGTCTGGAAAGCGTAAAAGACGGCTTCGTTTGTTGCCGCAGTGATTAAAATGTATTCCTTTTGTGGCATTGTTTCAATGCTATAAGCATCTTCTCGTTCTTGAGATTTCCCATCGATATCTACAGAAACGGATGCCTTTCTGACTTCTATATATTTCCGCATTGGTTTAGATTTTACAATGTTCATTGAAAGTTTATCTGCAAAGAAACAAATAGTCTTATATCATCCTTtacaaacaatttgtttttctCCTCCTGCCAACAATATTCGAGTTAAGCAGACAGGAAGGAAGATTGGTGTACTCTTTCTCTTTTTAGTCTATACAAAGCTTAAAAAAGTAAAAGgcataaattgaaacaaaaaaattccATTATAGGTATGACTTTAAGTTAACAAAGTATTGGACTACTCTGGGAAATTTTGCTTTTCAACATTCTTTCATCtacatgtattcacacgaaataaCTCCTTGAAACGTACCTCTAAACaagcaagtaaaaaaaaaactcgtaTGCAACTTACACAGATATAAGctaaataaagtttaaacatgGCATGTCGAAATCTAAAGGATCGAGCGTTTAATTTCTAGAAAACCGAAATTCGACGTAAAATGACATTATGTGAACGTGTTTTCGAGGCGGAACTTGAAAATGTGTTTGAGATAGCAGAATTTTGTAAGCAGTGATTAACTTTCAATCAATTCAAGTACCCTGAGCTACCCGAAAAGAATTTAACCTCTTCCAAGAATACATCAGACTTCACTATAACCCACTTGTTGGTGTTAAATTCCATCTCCCACTTGTTTTTCACCTGCATTATTAACGGGGTCGGTATGATTTTCAATCTTGAATCAATTTCTGTATTCCCAGTTTCATACATCTCGAATCTAGTCTGGGTGGAATAGGGACTACTTTTGTCATCCATTCTTCTTTTGTATTGCTCTTTGTTATTGAAGTCTTTAACATATTTAAGTCCCTCATCATCAGTGTTTTCTAAAACTTTCGGCATTGTTGAGCTACTTGTTACGTACCATCTTGGCATGGAATCGGACCTTGCAATTTGAAACGCTTGTGATTTGAACCTACACGTCATAATTTCATAAGGTTTGAGTGCAACAAAGTTATCTCCGTCAGGTTCGAATCTATATAAACTTCCACCAACGTGAAAGAGTTTAAGACCACAAGTGTTTAAATGATATCCATTCGGATATGGATATTCATCCATCTCTACAAGTCTCATGGAGTACCCGTAAAGCTGCCACCGTTTTGTTGGTATTTCCTTGTTCCCTGTATTGGCCAAAGAAATTCTACCAAGGAATTGTCCACGGCCTCCCATCATCTCACCACTGATGAAATTATCTTCCACAGCAAAACTTAGATTAACATATTCTGCAAAGTAGTCTATTTCTGCTTGTGTTGGTTCTGGAAGCTTACGCTctaaaaacaagaagaaaaaaataaatttataattacatgtatatgaaactGAAGAAATGCCTTAAAGAGTTACCTATGCAGAGGACAGGAATGTTAACTTTCTAGCTGAACGATGTTCACGCTTAAGAAATGTTCTTGCAATGTGCCAATGCTGgccttttaaatgttatttttgctaTCGCTTTAACTTTTGGGAGGAGGGTGTTGGAGGAGAGGGTGTTGTTggcttttaaatgttatttttgctaTCGCTTTAAGTTTTGGGAGGAGGgcgttgggggggggggggggggggttgttgttgttttttttttttttttttttttttttttggtgttgccGTGAAATAGTATTTATAGCAAgagattttgttttcaatgatATTTTAGTACTATAGCAACACTATTACTACTGCTCATGTTATATATTGGTAACCTATTTGGTTCTCTTAACTTACCAAAGTAAATGTACTAGTATAATATGTACTAATTTTACTTCATAATGCATCAACATGTACAgttaaacaatatacatgtaagtaATGGAACTTACCTCCAAACAATGAAAAGCTGTATTTCGACCCTGTATTTGATCTGTCAAATTTACTGCAATAAGAATGAAACTGAATAAATTCGGGAAACTTTTAAACTAAAAGAGGGATGGGGTCCAGAATTGGGGCtatcaaatatttcaatgtaGCCTTTGCTAAAGGCGTTTAAGCTTCAAGAAAAATAAAGTCAAGATAGGGGGTAACATATCAGTGTCGGTTAAGGACGTTCATCTTAAAAGAAGGATGTGGTCCCGGTAAAGATGCGTGCGTGGTGGGTGGAGGGAGGGAGGGGTCATTCCTATTGAATGTTTACAACCTATTGAATGTTTAAGTGTCGCCATGCTTAAAGACATTTAATTTAAGGGAGGGACGAGGACTTGATTGGGGGCTaccttttaaatatttcagtgtcACCTTGTTTAAAGACATAAACTTAATTAAAGAGGAATGGGGTCATGATATATATCGTTTTGCCACGTTACTTGTTAGCGCACATGTATATGACATCTGAAAATATGCCAGCTCAAGGATTCAAATTGTTTTCCACTTCTTATTTACAATTACTCAGACCATGACCTTGTTTGATCACCTGCTACTGTGCAGTATATAAAGTAACAGGAAGTATTACAGTAACTGCACATGCGCATGATCAAGCGTATACTGCTCTCTGTCGTCGGAAGTaaatataaacatacaaatatggcggcgcccgtaaAAATTTTCCTTATACGCtcttttttttaatacttttggcAACAAACCAGGGCATATTATCATCCAGGCACACGTGTGTTCCAGCTGTCTTGTGGCAGCTATGAAGAATAATGAATTCAAATAAGACTATAGTTACAAAAGAAGGTGAACAATTTAGGCCAATATTTACTGAATGAATTTAATACAAAgcacttttaaattatttacttacAATTAATAACCGGTTTTCGAAAgtatttaaacatgtacatataaaagCATAGACAGTGACT
This Mercenaria mercenaria strain notata chromosome 17, MADL_Memer_1, whole genome shotgun sequence DNA region includes the following protein-coding sequences:
- the LOC123536141 gene encoding beta-hexosaminidase-like: MQHHNQTMPCSRRYIVHKLMYHVSRNYVYLLLLIAAVILLIKCNSKFDRSNTGSKYSFSLFGERKLPEPTQAEIDYFAEYVNLSFAVEDNFISGEMMGGRGQFLGRISLANTGNKEIPTKRWQLYGYSMRLVEMDEYPYPNGYHLNTCGLKLFHVGGSLYRFEPDGDNFVALKPYEIMTCRFKSQAFQIARSDSMPRWYVTSSSTMPKVLENTDDEGLKYVKDFNNKEQYKRRMDDKSSPYSTQTRFEMYETGNTEIDSRLKIIPTPLIMQVKNKWEMEFNTNKWVIVKSDVFLEEVKFFSDKLSMNIVKSKPMRKYIEVRKASVSVDIDGKSQEREDAYSIETMPQKEYILITAATNEAVFYAFQTLSSALFTPDARETVGIPVMLPEFIIKDAPRFSYRGLHIDVSRNFIEIDEILKIIDVIAMYKMNKLHLHLSDDEGWRLQIPGIPELTQIGASRCHDLREEQCILPMLGSGPYSNTSGSGYYDIGDYREILVYAKERHVEIIPEFDMPGHSRAAIKSVHSSSQRSMRKDMKAESFSIIDPDDHPNFRSGQHFSDDVMNPCLESTYTFVKKIITEVKKMHQDIQPLKFYHFGGDEVADGAWDASPACQKLMKKRGENMSHYDLMKYFINNLTRIASDESVSVGAWEDGMISHDSLDVGVPFPRDAFKNEDIYVYVWKRPSERRTPHRTKLFANKGYKVILAYGSYLYFDHPYEPDPEERGLYWATRKISTRDAWEFTPSIMFNDKHLDCPKVIKDKTECFDLMKPENIMGMQAELWTETVRTNEQAEFMLFPRLLAVAERAWHKAAFESLQGKAAEKMKALEWEKFADAVGYHELPRLDKMGVRYRISLPGAVAIAGKANFNTEFPGLDIEYFSADTDSWKLASHGMLVEQAIKIRTRSTDGKRYSREVWLDPTATNTAMSLLSHNNLFSYKLISVTMFLYFTNILLIFQCYT